TTCGCGGGGAGCTTGCGTTCGGCGCCCGAGGAGCTGTACGCCGCGCTCGGCACCCTCGACGCGCTGATCGTCACGGTCCTCGCGGCCGGCGGCACCGTGCCCGCGGGCGTGAGCGCGGGCGGGGACGACGAGGCGTGGGACGTGCGGCGGATGGCGGCGCTCGACATCCCCGTGCTCCAGGGGCTGTGCCTGACGTCGAGCCGCGCCGAGTGGGAGGCGTCGGACGACGGGGTGACGCCGCTTGACTCGGCCAGCCAGATCGCGATCCCGGAGTTCGACGGCCGGATCATCACCGCGCCGTTCTCGTTCAAGGAGTTCGACGCCGACGGGCTGCCGCACTACGTGGCCGACCCCGAGCGCTGCGCCCGGGTCGCGCGCATCGCCGTCAACCACGCCCGCCTGCGGTCGGTGCCCAACCGGGACAAGCGGCTCGCCATCGTGCTCTCGGCGTACCCGACCAAGCACGCGCGCATCGGCAACGCCGTCGGCCTCGACACCCCGGTGTCGGCGGTCCGGCTGCTGCGCCGGCTGCGGGAGGACGGCTACGACCTCGGCGAGGACAACGCCGTCGTGCGCGTCCTGGACGCCGGGCACGGCGACACCGAGGCGGGCGACGCGCTCATCCACGCCCTCATCGCGGCGGGCGGCCAGGACGAGGAGTGGCTGACGTCCGCGCAGCTGACCGACGCGCACGTCCGGATCGGCGCGGAGCAGTACGCGGCGTGGACCGCCGACCTGCCGGCGGAGCTGCGCGACGCGATGGCGGAGAAGTGGGGCCCCGCGCCCGGCAGCCTGTTCGTCAACGACGCAGGTGAGCTGGTGCTCGCCACCCTGTCCGCCGGCAACGTCGTGCTGCTGATCCAGCCGCCGCGCGGCTTCGGCGAGAACCCGATCGCGATCTACCACGACCCTGACCTGCCGCCCAGCCACCACTACCTCGGCGCCTACCGCTGGATCGAGCACGGCTTCGGCGCCCACGCCATCGTCCACCTGGGCAAGCACGGCTCCCTCGAATGGCTGCCGGGCAAGAACGCGGCGCTCTCCGCGGCCTGCGCGACGGACGCGGCGCTCGGCAGCCTGCCGCTGGTCTACCCGTTCCTGGTCAACGACCCGGGCGAGGGCGCGCAGGCCAAGCGCCGCGCGCACGCCACGATCGTCGACCACCTCGTGCCGCCGATGGCCCGGGCGGAGAGCTACGGCGACATCGCCCGGCTTGAGCAGCTGCTCGACGAGCACGCCAACATCGCGGCGATGGACCCGGCGAAGCTGCCGGCCGTCAGGGGCGAGATCTGGACGCTGATGCAGGCCGCCCAGCTGCACCGCGACCTGGGGCTTGAGGAGCGCCCGGGGGACGAGGAGTTCGACGACTTCCTGCTGCACGTCGACGGCTGGCTGTGCGAGGTGAAGGACGCCCAGATCCGGGACGGTCTTCACGTGCTGGGCGAGGCCCCTACCGGCGAGGCCCGCGTCAACCTGGTGCTCGCGATCCTGCGCGCCACCCAGGTGTGGGGCGGCGCGGACGGCGCCGTTCCCGGCTTGCGGGCCGCGCTCGGCCTGAAGGACGCGGCGTCGGCCGGCACGGCGGAGGTCGACGCGTTCGAGGCACGGGCCCGCGAGCTGGTCGAGGCCATGGAGGCGGCCGGCTGGGAGCCCTCGGCCGCGGCCGGGCTGCACGACGCGCCCGAGGTGCGGCGGGTGCTGGAGTTCGCGGCGGCCGAGGTCGTGCCGAGGCTGGCCCGCACGACCGACGAACTGGCCGCCGTCCGGCACGCGCTGGACGGCGGGTTCGTGCCCGCCGGGCCCTCGGGCTCCCCGCTGCGCGGCCTGGTCAACGTGCTGCCGACCGGCCGGAACTTCTACACCGTCGACCC
Above is a genomic segment from Streptomyces marincola containing:
- the cobN gene encoding cobaltochelatase subunit CobN, whose translation is MAEPAKRIALLSTSDTDLLSARASGAAWRWANPARAGDAELTATVDGADLVLVRLLGSPDDLWHGLGAVRGRGTPLVVLGGEQQPNAELMERSTVPTGVAAEAHRYLAEGGPANLAELHAFLSDTVLLTGEGFEPPAAIPEWGLAARPQAPEGALPRVGVLYYRAHEASGNTAFAHALADAIDATGLAVGVPVFAGSLRSAPEELYAALGTLDALIVTVLAAGGTVPAGVSAGGDDEAWDVRRMAALDIPVLQGLCLTSSRAEWEASDDGVTPLDSASQIAIPEFDGRIITAPFSFKEFDADGLPHYVADPERCARVARIAVNHARLRSVPNRDKRLAIVLSAYPTKHARIGNAVGLDTPVSAVRLLRRLREDGYDLGEDNAVVRVLDAGHGDTEAGDALIHALIAAGGQDEEWLTSAQLTDAHVRIGAEQYAAWTADLPAELRDAMAEKWGPAPGSLFVNDAGELVLATLSAGNVVLLIQPPRGFGENPIAIYHDPDLPPSHHYLGAYRWIEHGFGAHAIVHLGKHGSLEWLPGKNAALSAACATDAALGSLPLVYPFLVNDPGEGAQAKRRAHATIVDHLVPPMARAESYGDIARLEQLLDEHANIAAMDPAKLPAVRGEIWTLMQAAQLHRDLGLEERPGDEEFDDFLLHVDGWLCEVKDAQIRDGLHVLGEAPTGEARVNLVLAILRATQVWGGADGAVPGLRAALGLKDAASAGTAEVDAFEARARELVEAMEAAGWEPSAAAGLHDAPEVRRVLEFAAAEVVPRLARTTDELAAVRHALDGGFVPAGPSGSPLRGLVNVLPTGRNFYTVDPRAVPSRLAWQAGQAMADSLVARYLEETGRYPESVGLSVWGTSAMRTSGDDIAEVLALLGVRPEWDAESRRVSRLAVVPPDELGRPRIDVTVRISGFFRDAFPHVVALLDDAVRLVAALDEPDEQNFVRAHTRADLAEHGDERRATTRVFGSRPGAYGAGILQAIESGSWRDDNDLAEVYTAWGGFAYGRGLDGVPAADDMRANYRRIKVAAKNVDSREHDIADSDDYFQYHGGMIATVRALTGSDPKAYVGDSTSPDAVRTRTLAEETSRVFRARVVNPRWIAAMRRHGYKGAFELAATVDYLYGFDATAGVVHDGMYESLAREYVLDETTQRFLRTSNPWALRGIVERLHEAAERGLWAHPDPELLAALREVYLEVEGDLEDEQ